From Rhodovastum atsumiense, a single genomic window includes:
- a CDS encoding 50S ribosomal protein L23, which translates to MSREAMYQVIRSPLVTEKATGLGESGQMVFRVALTATKPQIREAIEGLFGVKVLAVNTLVQKGKAKRFKGRPGQRSDVKKAYVRLAAGQTIDLTTGLA; encoded by the coding sequence ATGTCGCGCGAGGCGATGTACCAGGTCATTCGCAGCCCGCTCGTCACCGAAAAGGCGACGGGCCTGGGCGAGAGCGGCCAGATGGTGTTCCGCGTGGCCCTGACCGCCACCAAGCCCCAGATCCGCGAAGCGATCGAGGGCCTGTTCGGCGTCAAGGTCCTGGCGGTGAACACGCTGGTGCAGAAGGGCAAGGCCAAGCGCTTCAAGGGCCGGCCGGGCCAGCGCTCGGATGTGAAGAAGGCCTATGTGCGGCTGGCCGCGGGTCAGACGATCGACCTGACCACCGGTCTCGCGTGA
- the rpsL gene encoding 30S ribosomal protein S12 yields the protein MPTINQLIAKGREPQSARNKVPALQGCPQKRGVCTRVYTTTPKKPNSALRKVAKVRLTNGYEVVSYIPGEGHNLQEHSVVLIRGGRVKDLPGVRYHILRGVLDTQGIAKRRQRRSLYGAKRPK from the coding sequence ATGCCGACCATCAACCAGCTGATCGCCAAGGGGCGCGAGCCTCAGAGCGCTCGCAACAAGGTCCCGGCGCTGCAGGGCTGTCCGCAGAAGCGCGGCGTCTGCACCCGCGTCTACACGACCACGCCGAAGAAGCCGAACTCGGCGCTCCGCAAGGTTGCGAAGGTGCGCCTGACGAACGGCTACGAGGTGGTGAGCTACATCCCCGGTGAGGGCCACAACCTCCAGGAGCACAGCGTCGTGCTGATCCGTGGCGGGCGCGTGAAGGACCTTCCGGGCGTGCGCTATCATATCCTGCGTGGTGTGCTGGATACCCAGGGCATTGCCAAGCGTCGCCAGCGCCGGTCGCTGTACGGCGCCAAGCGGCCGAAGTGA
- the rpsJ gene encoding 30S ribosomal protein S10 has product MDNQNIRIRLKAYDHRVLDNSTKEIVNTAKRTGARVRGPIPLPTHIERFTVNRSPHVDKKSREQFEIRTHRRLLDIVEPTPQTVDALMKLDLAAGVDVEIKI; this is encoded by the coding sequence ATGGATAACCAGAACATCCGCATCCGCCTGAAGGCGTACGATCACCGCGTGCTGGACAACAGCACGAAGGAGATCGTGAACACAGCCAAGCGCACGGGCGCGCGGGTCCGCGGACCGATCCCGCTGCCCACCCACATCGAGCGGTTCACGGTCAACCGCTCGCCGCACGTGGACAAGAAGAGCCGCGAGCAGTTCGAGATCCGCACGCACCGGCGGTTGCTCGACATCGTGGAACCGACGCCGCAGACGGTGGACGCGCTGATGAAGCTCGATCTCGCCGCCGGTGTGGACGTCGAAATCAAAATCTGA
- the rplB gene encoding 50S ribosomal protein L2, whose translation MALKNFNPVTPSLRGTVLVDRSELWKGKPVKGLTVGKSSSGGRNNHGRITSRFRGGGHKRSYRVIDFRRRKFDVPATVERLEYDPNRTAFIALIKYQDGELAYILAPQRLKAGDTVVAGARCDIKPGNAMPLAAIPVGTIVHNVELKPGAGGKLARAAGQYAQLVGKDAGYAQIKLMSGELRLVRGECIATVGAVSNPDNSNQQIGKAGRSRWLGRRPHNRGVVMNPVDHPHGGGEGRTSGGRHPVTPWGKPTKGYKTRVNKRTDRLIIRRRNKGKG comes from the coding sequence ATGGCATTGAAGAACTTTAACCCCGTCACGCCGAGCCTGCGCGGCACGGTGCTGGTGGACCGTTCGGAGCTGTGGAAGGGCAAGCCTGTCAAGGGCCTGACCGTCGGCAAGAGCTCCTCGGGCGGACGCAACAACCATGGCCGCATCACCAGCCGCTTCCGTGGCGGCGGGCACAAGCGGTCCTACCGCGTCATCGATTTCCGCCGGCGCAAGTTCGACGTCCCGGCGACGGTGGAGCGGCTGGAATACGACCCGAACCGCACCGCCTTCATCGCCCTGATCAAGTACCAGGACGGCGAGCTCGCCTATATCCTGGCGCCGCAGCGGCTGAAGGCCGGCGACACGGTGGTGGCCGGTGCGCGCTGCGACATCAAGCCGGGCAACGCGATGCCGCTGGCGGCGATCCCCGTCGGCACCATCGTCCACAATGTCGAGCTGAAGCCGGGCGCGGGCGGCAAGCTGGCGCGCGCCGCCGGGCAGTATGCGCAGCTCGTCGGCAAGGACGCCGGCTATGCGCAGATCAAGCTGATGAGCGGCGAGCTGCGCCTGGTGCGCGGCGAGTGCATCGCCACCGTCGGCGCGGTCTCCAACCCCGACAATTCCAACCAGCAGATCGGCAAGGCCGGTCGCAGCCGCTGGCTCGGTCGCCGCCCGCATAACCGCGGCGTGGTGATGAACCCGGTCGACCATCCGCATGGCGGCGGCGAAGGCCGCACCTCGGGTGGCCGCCATCCGGTCACCCCGTGGGGCAAGCCGACCAAGGGGTACAAGACTCGCGTGAACAAGCGGACCGATCGCCTGATCATCCGCCGCCGGAACAAGGGGAAGGGCTGA
- the tuf gene encoding elongation factor Tu: MAKAKFERNKPHCNIGTIGHVDHGKTSLTAAITKVLAETGGATFTAYDQIDKAPEERARGITISTAHVEYETKQRHYAHVDCPGHADYVKNMITGAAQMDGAILVVSAADGPMPQTREHILLARQVGVPALVVFLNKVDIADPDLLELVELEVRELLSSYQFPGDDIPIIKGSAVCALEDREPEIGKQAILKLMEAVDAYIPQPERAVDKPFLMPVEDVFSISGRGTVVTGRVERGIIKVGDEVEVVGLRATIKTTVTGVEMFRKLLDQGQAGDNIGALLRGTKREEVERGQVLAKPGSITPHTVFKAEAYILTKEEGGRHTPFFTNYRPQFYFRTTDVTGIVKLPEGTEMVMPGDNVSMDVELIAPIAMDEGLRFAIREGGRTVGAGVVAQISK; this comes from the coding sequence ATGGCCAAGGCGAAATTCGAGCGGAACAAGCCGCACTGCAACATCGGCACGATCGGCCATGTGGACCATGGCAAGACGTCGCTGACCGCTGCGATCACGAAGGTGCTGGCGGAAACCGGCGGCGCCACCTTCACCGCGTATGACCAGATCGACAAGGCGCCGGAAGAGCGCGCCCGCGGCATCACGATCTCGACCGCCCACGTCGAGTACGAGACGAAGCAGCGCCACTACGCCCACGTCGACTGCCCTGGCCACGCCGACTATGTGAAGAACATGATCACCGGCGCGGCGCAGATGGACGGCGCCATCCTGGTGGTCTCCGCCGCCGACGGCCCGATGCCGCAGACCCGCGAGCACATCCTGCTCGCCCGTCAGGTCGGCGTGCCGGCGCTGGTGGTGTTCCTCAACAAGGTCGACATCGCCGACCCCGACCTGCTCGAGCTGGTCGAACTGGAAGTCCGTGAGCTGCTGAGCAGCTACCAGTTCCCCGGCGACGACATCCCCATCATCAAGGGCAGCGCCGTCTGCGCGCTGGAGGACCGCGAGCCGGAGATCGGCAAGCAGGCCATCCTGAAGCTGATGGAAGCCGTGGACGCCTACATCCCGCAGCCGGAGCGCGCCGTCGACAAGCCGTTCCTGATGCCGGTTGAAGACGTGTTCTCGATCTCCGGCCGCGGCACCGTGGTGACCGGCCGCGTCGAGCGTGGCATCATCAAGGTCGGCGACGAAGTCGAGGTCGTGGGCCTGCGTGCCACCATCAAGACCACCGTCACCGGCGTCGAGATGTTCCGCAAGCTGCTCGACCAGGGCCAGGCCGGCGACAACATCGGCGCGCTGCTGCGCGGCACCAAGCGTGAGGAAGTCGAGCGCGGCCAGGTTCTGGCCAAGCCCGGCAGCATCACGCCGCACACCGTGTTCAAGGCCGAAGCCTACATCCTGACGAAGGAAGAGGGCGGCCGGCACACTCCGTTCTTCACCAACTACCGCCCGCAGTTCTACTTCCGCACCACCGACGTGACCGGCATCGTCAAGCTGCCGGAAGGCACGGAGATGGTCATGCCCGGCGACAACGTGTCGATGGATGTCGAGCTGATCGCGCCCATCGCCATGGACGAGGGGCTGCGCTTCGCCATCCGCGAAGGTGGCCGCACCGTCGGCGCCGGCGTGGTCGCGCAGATCTCGAAGTAA
- the rplC gene encoding 50S ribosomal protein L3 encodes MRTGLLAKKLGMTRLFKEDGTHVPVTVLHLDQVQVVAARTEETDGYTAVQLGWGQAKVKNVSKPNKGHFAKAKVEPKAKLVEFRVAADAVLEPGATLTAAHFLVGQKVDVTGTTKGKGFAGAMKRWNFSGLEASHGVSISHRSHGSTGNRQDPGKTFKNKKMAGHLGQERVTTLNLEVAAVDIERGLLMIKGAVPGAKGGFVLVRDAVKKARPGDAPYPAALAAAAA; translated from the coding sequence ATGCGCACTGGATTGCTCGCGAAGAAGCTGGGCATGACCCGGCTTTTCAAGGAGGACGGCACGCACGTCCCCGTCACCGTTCTGCACCTGGATCAGGTGCAGGTGGTGGCCGCCCGCACCGAGGAGACCGACGGTTATACCGCGGTCCAGCTCGGCTGGGGCCAGGCCAAGGTGAAGAACGTGTCGAAGCCGAACAAGGGCCATTTCGCCAAGGCGAAGGTGGAGCCCAAGGCGAAGCTGGTGGAATTCCGGGTGGCGGCCGATGCCGTACTCGAGCCCGGCGCCACGCTCACGGCCGCGCATTTCCTGGTCGGGCAGAAGGTCGACGTGACCGGCACCACCAAGGGCAAGGGCTTCGCCGGCGCGATGAAGCGCTGGAACTTCAGCGGCCTGGAAGCCAGCCACGGCGTGTCCATCAGCCACCGCTCGCACGGTTCGACCGGTAACCGCCAGGATCCGGGCAAGACCTTCAAGAACAAGAAGATGGCCGGCCATCTCGGGCAGGAGCGGGTGACCACCCTGAACCTGGAAGTGGCGGCGGTCGATATCGAGCGCGGCCTGCTCATGATCAAGGGGGCGGTGCCCGGTGCGAAGGGCGGCTTCGTGCTCGTGCGCGACGCGGTGAAGAAGGCGCGTCCGGGCGATGCGCCGTATCCGGCGGCGCTTGCCGCGGCGGCGGCCTGA
- the rpsG gene encoding 30S ribosomal protein S7 yields the protein MSRRRRAIKREILPDAKFGDVVISRFMNALMYDGKKSVAETIVYGALDVLKKRGGPQADPVRMFHEALDNVKPAVEVRSRRVGGATYQVPVEVRAERRQALAIRWIIDAARKRGEHTAEDRLSNELLDAVNNRGSAVKKREDTHRMAEANKAFSHYRW from the coding sequence ATGAGCCGCCGCCGCCGCGCCATCAAGCGCGAGATCCTGCCGGACGCCAAGTTCGGTGACGTCGTGATCAGCCGTTTCATGAATGCGCTGATGTACGACGGCAAGAAGTCGGTTGCCGAGACGATCGTCTATGGTGCCCTGGACGTGCTGAAGAAGCGCGGTGGCCCGCAGGCCGATCCCGTGCGCATGTTCCACGAGGCGCTGGACAACGTGAAGCCGGCCGTCGAGGTGCGTTCGCGCCGGGTCGGCGGCGCCACGTATCAGGTGCCTGTCGAAGTCCGCGCCGAGCGTCGCCAGGCGCTGGCGATCCGTTGGATTATCGACGCCGCCCGCAAGCGGGGCGAGCACACCGCGGAAGACCGGTTGTCCAACGAACTGCTCGATGCGGTGAACAACCGTGGCTCGGCAGTGAAGAAGCGTGAAGACACTCACCGGATGGCCGAAGCCAACAAGGCCTTCAGCCACTACCGCTGGTAA
- the rpsS gene encoding 30S ribosomal protein S19: MARSVWKGPFVDGYLLNKAEASRASGRNEIIKIWSRRSTILPQFVGLTFGVYNGHKFLPVQVTENMVGHKFGEFSPTRTFHGHSADKKAKRG, from the coding sequence ATGGCGCGTTCCGTCTGGAAGGGCCCGTTCGTCGACGGGTACCTGCTCAACAAGGCCGAGGCCTCGCGGGCGTCGGGCCGCAACGAGATCATCAAGATCTGGTCGCGTCGCTCGACCATCCTGCCGCAGTTCGTCGGCCTCACCTTCGGGGTCTATAACGGCCACAAGTTCCTGCCCGTGCAGGTGACCGAGAACATGGTGGGCCACAAGTTCGGCGAGTTCTCGCCGACGCGCACCTTCCATGGCCACTCGGCGGACAAGAAGGCGAAGCGGGGCTGA
- the rplD gene encoding 50S ribosomal protein L4, translating into MQIEIKTLDNGSAGTADLPDEIFGAEPRADIMARVVHWQLAKRRAGTHKVKGMGEVQGTTKKPYRQKGTGNARQGSLRAPQYRTGGVVHGPVVRDHGYSLNKKVRRLGLISALSQKARDGKLIVLDAAAGTTKTKELAAKVKLLGWASALIVDGTVDEGFLRASRNIIGLDVLPTVGANVYDILNHDVLVVTTAGVEGLKARLTGAPAAAQENVA; encoded by the coding sequence ATGCAGATCGAGATCAAGACCCTCGACAACGGCAGCGCCGGCACCGCCGATCTGCCCGACGAGATCTTCGGCGCCGAGCCGCGGGCCGACATCATGGCCCGCGTCGTGCACTGGCAGCTTGCGAAGCGCCGGGCCGGCACCCACAAGGTGAAGGGCATGGGCGAGGTGCAGGGCACCACCAAGAAGCCCTATCGCCAGAAGGGCACCGGCAATGCCCGCCAGGGCAGCCTGCGGGCGCCGCAGTACCGCACCGGTGGCGTCGTCCACGGTCCGGTGGTGCGCGACCACGGCTACTCGCTCAACAAGAAGGTGCGCCGCCTCGGCCTGATTTCCGCGCTGTCGCAGAAGGCGCGGGACGGCAAGCTGATCGTGCTGGATGCCGCCGCCGGCACCACCAAGACCAAGGAGCTCGCCGCGAAGGTGAAGCTGCTGGGCTGGGCCTCGGCGCTGATCGTCGACGGCACGGTGGACGAGGGCTTCCTGCGGGCGAGCCGCAACATCATCGGGCTGGACGTGCTGCCGACGGTGGGCGCGAACGTCTACGACATCCTCAACCACGACGTGCTGGTGGTCACCACCGCCGGCGTCGAGGGTCTGAAGGCCCGCCTGACCGGTGCGCCGGCGGCCGCCCAGGAGAACGTGGCATGA
- the rpoC gene encoding DNA-directed RNA polymerase subunit beta' has translation MNELMKILGQTGQSMTFDQIRIQMASPEQIRSWSYGEIKKPETINYRTFKPERDGLFCARIFGPIKDYECLCGKYKRMKFRGIICEKCGVEVTLAKVRRERMGHIELASPVAHIWFLKSLPSRIGLMVDLTLKELEKILYFESYVVLEPGLTDMKLHQLLTEDQLMAKQDEFGEDAFRAGIGAEAVKGVLNGIDCDAEKVKLRAELKETTSEAKRKKLVKRLKLIEAFSESGARPEWMILDVIPVIPPELRPLVPLDGGRFATSDLNDLYRRVINRNNRLKRLIELRAPDIIVRNEKRMLQEAVDALFDNGRRGRAITGANKRPLKSLSDMLKGKQGRFRQNLLGKRVDYSGRSVIVVGPELKLHQCGLPKKMALELFKPFIYAKLEKYGHATTIKAAKRMVEKERPEVWDILEEVIREHPVMLNRAPTLHRLGIQAFEPVLIEGKAIQLHPLVCTAFNADFDGDQMAVHVPLSLEAQLEARVLMMSTNNILSPANGKPIIVPSQDIVLGIYYLSLETPEYRAVEDAKAPAFASLADIEHGLNAGALKLHDKIQVPRRLVHLPEETDPATGRRLTRVVTTPGRTLIAQVLPKHPNVPFSLINRQLTKKNVSDVIDAVYRHCGQKECVIFADRLMGLGFRQAAKAGISFGKDDLIIPAEKQALIGKTQAEVKEFEQQYQDGLITAGERYNKVVDAWSRCTDEVATAMMREISKQEQGTPTNAVWMMSHSGARGSPAQMRQLAGMRGLMAKPSGEIIEQPIIANFKEGLSVLEYFNSTHGARKGLADTALKTANSGYLTRRLVDVAQDCIIVEDDCGTERGLTVRPVMDGGEVVSSLSERILGRTTAEDVLDPVSGAVLVANNVLIEEEHAERIEKAGVETLKIRSVLTCEAKIGVCAHCYGRDLARGTPVNVGEAVGVIAAQSIGEPGTQLTMRTFHIGGAAQRGAEQSSVEASHDGVASVKNRSVVMNSQNVPVVMSRNCEIVLADDKGRERARFRVPYGARLLADEGAQVARGQKLAEWDPYTLPIITERAGRVEYLDLIEGVTLVERMDEVTGLSSKVVVDYKQNARGVDLRPRLQLKDDHGGVVRLPNGTDARYFLSPDSILSVENGAEVHAGDVLARIPREGSKTRDITGGLPRVAELFEARRPKDHAIIAEIDGRVEFGKDYKAKRRVIVKNDETGEETEYLIPKGKHVSVQEGDFVRRGDPLVDGPRVPHDILKVLGVEALSDYLVNEIQDVYRLQGVKINDKHIEVIVRQMLQKVEILDPGDTTFLAGEQVDRFDFERELSKLGRDDRPAVAMPVLQGITKASLQTHSFISAASFQETTRVLTEAATAGKVDNLTGLKENVIVGRLIPAGTGSVMNRMRAIAAGRDQRTLRQQETPAIAGRGIAAE, from the coding sequence ATGAACGAGCTGATGAAGATCCTTGGCCAGACCGGCCAGTCGATGACCTTCGATCAGATCCGCATCCAGATGGCCTCGCCGGAGCAGATCCGCTCCTGGTCGTACGGCGAGATCAAGAAGCCCGAGACCATCAACTACCGCACGTTCAAGCCCGAGCGTGACGGCCTGTTCTGCGCGCGCATCTTCGGTCCGATCAAGGACTACGAATGCCTGTGCGGCAAGTACAAGCGGATGAAGTTCCGCGGGATCATCTGCGAGAAGTGCGGCGTCGAGGTCACGCTGGCCAAGGTGCGCCGCGAGCGCATGGGCCATATCGAGCTGGCGAGCCCCGTCGCGCATATCTGGTTCCTGAAGTCGTTGCCCAGCCGCATCGGGCTGATGGTCGACCTGACCCTGAAGGAGCTGGAGAAGATCCTGTATTTCGAGAGCTACGTGGTTCTCGAGCCGGGTCTGACCGACATGAAGCTGCATCAGCTGCTGACCGAAGATCAGCTGATGGCCAAGCAGGACGAGTTCGGCGAGGACGCCTTCCGCGCCGGCATCGGCGCCGAGGCGGTCAAGGGCGTGCTGAACGGCATCGATTGCGACGCCGAGAAGGTGAAGCTGCGCGCCGAGCTGAAGGAAACCACCAGCGAGGCCAAGCGCAAGAAGCTGGTCAAGCGCCTGAAGCTGATCGAGGCCTTCTCCGAATCCGGCGCGCGGCCGGAATGGATGATCCTGGACGTGATCCCGGTCATCCCGCCGGAGCTGCGCCCGCTGGTGCCGCTGGATGGCGGGCGCTTCGCCACGTCCGACCTGAACGACCTCTATCGCCGCGTGATCAACCGCAACAACCGCCTGAAGCGGCTGATCGAGCTGCGCGCCCCTGACATCATCGTGCGCAATGAAAAGCGCATGCTGCAGGAGGCGGTGGACGCGCTGTTCGACAATGGCCGCCGCGGCCGTGCCATCACCGGCGCCAACAAGCGGCCGCTGAAGTCGCTCTCCGACATGCTGAAGGGCAAGCAGGGGCGGTTCCGCCAGAACCTGTTGGGCAAGCGCGTCGACTATTCCGGCCGTTCGGTGATCGTGGTCGGGCCGGAGCTGAAGCTGCACCAGTGCGGCCTGCCCAAGAAGATGGCGCTGGAGCTGTTCAAGCCCTTCATCTACGCCAAGCTGGAGAAATACGGCCACGCCACCACCATCAAGGCCGCCAAGCGGATGGTGGAGAAGGAACGCCCCGAGGTCTGGGACATCCTCGAAGAGGTGATCCGCGAGCACCCGGTGATGCTGAACCGGGCGCCGACGCTGCACCGCCTGGGCATCCAGGCCTTCGAGCCGGTGCTGATCGAGGGCAAGGCGATCCAGCTGCACCCGCTGGTCTGCACGGCCTTCAACGCCGACTTCGACGGTGACCAGATGGCGGTGCACGTGCCGCTGTCGCTGGAAGCGCAGCTCGAAGCGCGCGTGCTGATGATGTCGACCAACAACATCCTCAGCCCCGCCAACGGCAAGCCGATCATCGTGCCGAGCCAGGACATCGTGCTCGGCATCTACTACCTGAGCCTGGAGACGCCCGAGTACCGCGCCGTCGAGGATGCCAAGGCCCCCGCCTTCGCCTCGCTGGCCGATATCGAGCACGGGCTGAACGCTGGCGCGCTGAAGCTGCATGACAAGATCCAGGTGCCGCGCCGCCTGGTGCACCTGCCCGAGGAAACCGACCCGGCCACCGGGCGGCGGTTGACCCGCGTGGTCACCACCCCGGGCCGTACCCTGATCGCGCAGGTGCTGCCCAAGCACCCGAACGTGCCCTTCAGCCTGATCAACCGGCAGTTGACCAAGAAGAACGTCTCGGACGTGATCGACGCGGTCTACCGCCATTGCGGCCAGAAGGAGTGCGTGATCTTCGCCGACCGGCTGATGGGGCTCGGCTTCCGCCAGGCCGCCAAGGCGGGCATCTCCTTCGGCAAGGACGACCTGATCATCCCGGCCGAGAAGCAGGCGCTGATCGGCAAGACCCAGGCCGAGGTGAAAGAGTTCGAGCAGCAGTACCAGGACGGCCTGATCACCGCCGGCGAGCGCTACAACAAGGTGGTCGACGCCTGGTCGCGCTGCACCGACGAGGTCGCCACCGCGATGATGCGCGAGATCTCCAAGCAGGAGCAGGGCACGCCCACCAACGCGGTGTGGATGATGAGCCACTCCGGTGCCCGTGGCTCGCCCGCCCAGATGCGCCAGCTGGCCGGCATGCGCGGTCTGATGGCCAAGCCGTCGGGCGAGATCATCGAGCAGCCGATCATCGCCAACTTCAAGGAAGGCCTGTCGGTGCTGGAGTACTTCAACTCCACCCACGGCGCCCGCAAGGGCCTGGCCGACACCGCGCTGAAGACGGCGAACTCGGGCTACCTGACCCGCCGCCTGGTCGACGTCGCCCAGGACTGCATCATCGTCGAGGACGATTGCGGCACCGAGCGCGGCCTGACCGTGCGCCCGGTGATGGATGGCGGCGAGGTGGTCTCCTCGCTGTCCGAGCGCATCCTGGGCCGCACCACGGCCGAGGACGTGCTGGACCCGGTCTCGGGCGCGGTGCTGGTGGCGAACAACGTGCTGATCGAGGAAGAGCACGCCGAGCGCATCGAGAAGGCGGGCGTCGAGACGCTGAAGATCCGCTCGGTGCTGACCTGCGAGGCGAAGATCGGCGTCTGCGCCCATTGCTACGGGCGTGACCTCGCGCGCGGCACGCCGGTGAACGTGGGCGAGGCGGTCGGCGTGATCGCGGCGCAGTCGATCGGCGAGCCGGGCACGCAGCTGACCATGCGCACCTTCCACATCGGCGGCGCCGCCCAGCGCGGCGCCGAGCAGTCGAGCGTGGAGGCGAGCCACGACGGCGTGGCGTCGGTGAAGAACCGCAGCGTCGTCATGAACAGCCAGAACGTGCCGGTCGTCATGAGCCGCAACTGCGAGATCGTGCTCGCCGACGACAAGGGCCGCGAGCGCGCCCGCTTCCGCGTGCCCTACGGTGCGCGGCTGCTGGCGGACGAAGGGGCCCAGGTCGCGCGTGGCCAGAAGCTGGCCGAGTGGGATCCGTACACCCTGCCGATCATCACAGAGCGGGCGGGCAGGGTGGAGTACCTCGACCTGATCGAGGGCGTCACCCTGGTCGAGCGCATGGACGAGGTGACCGGCCTGTCGTCGAAGGTGGTAGTCGACTACAAGCAGAACGCCCGTGGCGTCGATCTGCGGCCCCGGCTGCAGCTGAAGGACGACCATGGCGGGGTGGTGCGCCTGCCCAACGGCACCGACGCCCGCTACTTCCTCAGCCCCGACTCGATCCTGTCGGTGGAGAACGGCGCCGAGGTGCATGCCGGTGACGTGCTGGCCCGCATCCCGCGCGAGGGCAGCAAGACCCGCGACATCACCGGCGGTCTGCCGCGCGTGGCCGAGCTGTTCGAGGCGCGCCGGCCGAAGGACCACGCCATCATCGCCGAGATCGACGGGCGGGTCGAATTCGGGAAGGACTACAAGGCCAAGCGCCGCGTCATCGTGAAGAACGACGAGACCGGCGAGGAAACCGAGTACCTGATCCCGAAGGGCAAGCACGTCTCGGTGCAGGAAGGCGACTTCGTCCGCCGCGGCGACCCGCTGGTGGACGGCCCGCGCGTGCCGCACGACATCCTGAAGGTGCTGGGGGTCGAGGCCCTGTCGGACTACCTAGTGAACGAAATCCAGGACGTGTACCGGCTGCAGGGCGTGAAGATCAACGACAAGCACATCGAGGTCATCGTCCGGCAGATGCTGCAGAAGGTCGAGATCCTCGACCCGGGCGACACCACCTTCCTGGCGGGGGAGCAGGTCGATCGCTTCGACTTCGAGCGCGAATTGTCCAAGCTCGGCCGCGACGACCGCCCGGCGGTGGCGATGCCGGTGCTGCAAGGCATCACCAAGGCCAGCCTGCAGACGCACAGCTTCATCAGCGCCGCGTCGTTCCAGGAGACGACCCGGGTACTGACCGAGGCGGCGACCGCCGGCAAGGTCGACAACCTGACCGGGCTCAAGGAGAACGTGATCGTCGGGCGGCTGATCCCGGCGGGCACGGGCAGCGTGATGAACCGCATGCGCGCCATCGCCGCCGGCCGCGACCAGCGCACCCTGCGCCAGCAGGAGACGCCGGCAATCGCCGGGCGGGGCATCGCGGCAGAGTAA